In the Chloroflexia bacterium SDU3-3 genome, one interval contains:
- a CDS encoding CYTH domain-containing protein, with product MEIEAKFRAPEQVFAALRGLGQLGPFALRREPQLEIQRNIYYDTADARLRAAPYGLRIRHIGPRQIATLKGPARVADGLYTREEWELDVHGDDPAAWPAGELRDRVLATIGAAPLLPTVEIHTEREHIYAALGGRELAELSLDASTLLAGDLRDSLRELEVELLPSADRDAFDQLVALLRERFPLTPEPQSKLARAMLLRERWLKR from the coding sequence ATGGAGATCGAGGCGAAGTTTCGCGCCCCCGAGCAGGTGTTTGCTGCGCTGCGCGGCCTGGGCCAGCTGGGGCCGTTCGCGCTGCGCCGCGAGCCGCAGCTGGAGATCCAGCGCAATATCTACTACGATACGGCGGATGCTCGCCTGCGCGCCGCGCCCTATGGCCTGCGCATCCGCCACATCGGCCCGCGCCAGATTGCCACGCTCAAGGGGCCTGCGCGCGTTGCCGATGGGCTGTATACGCGCGAGGAGTGGGAGCTGGATGTGCATGGCGATGACCCCGCCGCCTGGCCTGCGGGCGAGCTGCGCGACCGCGTGCTGGCCACCATCGGCGCTGCCCCGCTGCTGCCCACGGTGGAGATCCACACCGAGCGTGAGCATATCTACGCCGCGCTGGGTGGCCGCGAGCTGGCCGAGCTGAGCCTGGATGCTAGCACGCTGCTGGCGGGCGACCTGCGCGACTCGCTGCGCGAGCTGGAGGTGGAGCTGCTGCCCAGCGCGGATCGCGACGCGTTCGACCAGCTGGTGGCGCTGCTGCGCGAGCGCTTTCCGCTTACCCCCGAGCCGCAGAGCAAGCTGGCGCGCGCCATGCTGCTGCGCGAGCGCTGGCTAAAAAGGTAG